Proteins encoded within one genomic window of Bradyrhizobium sp. 186:
- a CDS encoding sigma 54-interacting transcriptional regulator: MPDLSVASEAPLQSIDWRIAAFESSIEATLLLDPYDDRIVDANPAACGLLGYDRALLRQTKVSTLHTGQLPALTVFTQAVLHKSAYWTTSLTPRHATGQDLRLEYSGCVVNHDGHTLVLLTLTDLEARRRRNVDAAAEDHMRGGISTWQRVERVFQDIERENQLILRAAGEGIYGVNAEGKTTFVNPAAERMLGWTAEELVGKEIHPIVHHTHHDGRHYPDHDCPIYAAFRDGAVHQVDSEVFWRKDGSPAWVEYTSTPIRDRGGVVGAVVVFRDVSQRREADEKLHAALAEVDRLRERLELENAYLQEEIRIETNPRGIIGQSEAIQKTLRQVKLVAPTTAAVMITGESGAGKELIARAIHDASGRSDRPLIRVNCAAIPRELFESEFFGHVRGAFTGATRDRIGRFELADGGTLFLDEVGEIPLELQGKLLRVLQEGNFERVGQERTRTVDVRVIAATNRELKQEVQRGRFREDLYFRLNVFPIETVPLRERREDIPLLAQHFLTRESKALKSNLRLSEGDARRLTRYDWPGNVRELQNVIERAAILSQNGRLRIDLPDASGAQPATGAARQKADARPAVMTSSEMRDHERANILAALEACGGKVFGPGGAAEMLDVRPTTLASRIKALGIAPRARAGVNG, encoded by the coding sequence ATGCCAGATCTCTCGGTCGCATCCGAAGCACCACTCCAGTCCATCGACTGGCGCATTGCCGCCTTCGAATCTTCCATCGAGGCGACGCTGTTGCTTGACCCCTATGACGATCGGATCGTCGACGCGAATCCGGCGGCCTGCGGTCTGCTCGGTTACGACCGTGCGCTGTTGCGGCAGACTAAGGTCAGCACCCTTCACACAGGGCAGTTGCCGGCGCTTACCGTGTTCACTCAGGCCGTGCTGCACAAGAGCGCATACTGGACGACCTCGCTCACGCCGCGTCACGCCACTGGCCAGGACCTCCGGCTCGAGTATTCGGGCTGTGTCGTCAACCATGACGGCCATACCCTCGTGCTGCTCACCCTCACTGATCTCGAAGCCCGCCGCCGGCGCAATGTCGATGCAGCAGCTGAGGACCACATGCGCGGCGGGATTTCCACCTGGCAGCGGGTCGAGCGGGTGTTTCAGGACATCGAGCGCGAGAACCAGCTCATCCTGCGCGCCGCCGGCGAAGGCATCTATGGCGTGAACGCCGAGGGCAAGACCACCTTTGTGAACCCGGCGGCCGAGCGGATGCTGGGCTGGACCGCCGAGGAGTTGGTCGGCAAGGAAATTCACCCGATCGTGCACCACACCCATCACGACGGCCGCCACTATCCCGATCACGACTGCCCAATCTACGCGGCTTTCCGCGACGGCGCGGTGCATCAAGTCGACAGCGAAGTGTTTTGGCGCAAGGACGGCTCGCCGGCGTGGGTCGAATACACTTCGACCCCGATCCGCGACCGCGGCGGCGTCGTGGGCGCGGTCGTGGTGTTTCGCGACGTCAGCCAACGGCGCGAGGCCGACGAGAAGCTGCATGCGGCGCTCGCCGAAGTCGATCGCCTGCGCGAGCGGCTCGAGCTCGAAAACGCCTACCTCCAGGAAGAAATCCGCATCGAGACCAATCCTCGCGGCATCATCGGGCAGAGCGAGGCGATCCAGAAGACGCTGCGTCAGGTCAAGCTGGTGGCCCCAACCACGGCGGCGGTGATGATCACCGGCGAATCCGGCGCCGGCAAGGAATTGATCGCGCGCGCTATCCATGACGCCTCCGGCCGCAGCGACCGGCCGCTGATCCGCGTCAACTGTGCGGCGATCCCGCGCGAGCTGTTCGAGAGCGAATTCTTCGGCCATGTCCGCGGCGCCTTCACCGGCGCGACCCGCGACCGCATCGGCCGCTTCGAGCTAGCCGATGGCGGCACGCTGTTTTTAGACGAAGTCGGCGAAATCCCGCTGGAATTGCAGGGCAAGCTGCTGCGGGTCTTGCAGGAAGGCAATTTCGAGCGCGTCGGACAGGAGCGCACACGCACCGTGGATGTCCGCGTGATCGCCGCGACGAACCGCGAGCTCAAGCAGGAGGTGCAGCGCGGACGGTTCCGCGAGGACCTCTATTTCCGCCTCAACGTATTCCCGATCGAAACGGTGCCGCTGCGCGAGCGGCGGGAGGACATTCCGCTGCTGGCCCAGCATTTCCTGACGCGCGAAAGCAAGGCACTGAAATCCAACCTGCGGCTGTCGGAGGGCGATGCGCGGCGACTGACGCGCTACGACTGGCCCGGCAATGTTCGCGAACTTCAGAACGTGATCGAGCGCGCGGCAATCCTGTCGCAGAACGGCCGGCTGCGCATCGATCTGCCTGATGCATCCGGCGCACAACCAGCGACCGGCGCGGCGCGCCAGAAGGCCGATGCGCGGCCAGCGGTCATGACCTCGTCGGAGATGCGCGACCACGAGCGCGCGAACATCCTGGCCGCGCTCGAAGCCTGCGGAGGGAAAGTCTTCGGCCCCGGAGGTGCGGCGGAG